The following proteins are co-located in the bacterium genome:
- a CDS encoding prenyltransferase/squalene oxidase repeat-containing protein — protein MAQVTTAAPPYDWRLTIAGIDQNGTEMERARLRGILGRPRPDTKIIRVIEARQNEDGGFPHQMASGRLSTIDATATTLEWLWDLALAESPYVERACTYLLSTQRPDGAWDEPPGLLRYSPPPRLLPGDPRVRCRATALVAFWLARAGYRDDAPRRAIDYVAARQAPDGRVLGFRETTWLLAAASSLLDGPASALTVRALESLAAVPDARWSVGALAGMLDSLGAAGLSRSVAVIARGIDRLRVLVRPDGTWLSEEGEAYHMDVTLAALRALVFHGAVVPADPPPARMTSPPADSGPAARANNAPATATSEPVAGAEGTTA, from the coding sequence ATGGCTCAAGTAACCACCGCCGCGCCGCCCTACGACTGGCGGCTGACGATCGCCGGCATCGACCAGAACGGCACGGAGATGGAGCGCGCCCGTCTGCGGGGCATTCTCGGACGGCCGCGGCCGGACACGAAGATCATCCGCGTGATCGAGGCGCGCCAGAACGAAGACGGCGGCTTTCCGCACCAGATGGCCTCCGGGCGCCTCTCGACGATCGACGCGACCGCGACGACGCTGGAGTGGCTGTGGGACCTCGCCCTGGCGGAGAGTCCGTACGTCGAGCGCGCGTGCACCTACCTGCTGTCGACCCAGCGGCCGGACGGCGCGTGGGACGAGCCGCCGGGACTGCTGCGGTATTCGCCGCCGCCGCGCCTGCTGCCGGGCGATCCGCGGGTGCGCTGCCGGGCCACGGCGCTGGTGGCGTTCTGGCTGGCTCGGGCGGGATACCGCGACGACGCGCCGCGCCGCGCCATCGATTACGTGGCCGCGCGCCAGGCCCCGGACGGGCGCGTCCTGGGATTTCGCGAAACGACGTGGCTGCTCGCCGCCGCGTCGTCGCTCCTCGACGGGCCGGCATCGGCCCTGACCGTGCGCGCGCTCGAGTCTCTGGCCGCCGTCCCGGACGCCCGCTGGAGCGTGGGGGCGCTCGCCGGGATGCTGGACTCTCTGGGCGCCGCGGGACTGTCCCGGTCGGTCGCGGTGATCGCCCGCGGCATCGACCGGCTTCGCGTGCTCGTCCGGCCGGACGGCACCTGGCTGTCGGAGGAGGGCGAGGCGTATCACATGGACGTGACGCTCGCCGCGCTGCGGGCGCTCGTCTTTCACGGCGCGGTCGTGCCGGCGGACCCGCCGCCGGCCCGCATGACATCGCCGCCGGCCGATTCCGGGCCTGCGGCGAGAGCCAATAACGCGCCGGCCACCGCGACTTCAGAGCCGGTCGCCGGGGCGGAGGGAACGACGGCATGA
- a CDS encoding NAD(P)-dependent oxidoreductase has product MSERIGFLGVGAMGQPMAANLLRRGFSVTTVVHRHPEPARALEAQGARIAASRRDLIADATIIIACVPTSTEVEEVVLGPDGVLESAGDGAVFVDMGTSRPASTRMLAARLRERRLAMVDAPITGGVRGATEGSLTIYVGGEPDPVGRVHPALKAMGRTIMHMGPPGTGHVTKLLNQMLSQGSMALLAEVLPLGVRLGLDPRQMLDALSAGSGATFAIPGRGARILKNDFAPSFRLELGHKDLRLGRELAEEVNHAQPMTSGALLTYALARGLGLDGEDTIALVKVWERALGVEVRAAGTPPGRPA; this is encoded by the coding sequence ATGAGCGAACGCATCGGTTTCCTCGGCGTCGGCGCGATGGGGCAGCCCATGGCCGCCAACCTCCTCCGCCGCGGCTTCTCTGTGACGACGGTTGTGCACCGGCATCCCGAGCCCGCGCGGGCCCTCGAAGCGCAGGGCGCCCGCATCGCCGCGTCGCGCCGCGATCTCATCGCGGACGCCACGATCATCATCGCCTGCGTGCCGACTTCGACAGAGGTCGAAGAGGTCGTACTCGGTCCGGACGGCGTGCTGGAGTCCGCGGGCGACGGCGCCGTCTTCGTGGATATGGGCACGAGCCGCCCGGCGTCGACGCGGATGCTCGCGGCCCGCCTGCGGGAGCGGCGTCTCGCGATGGTCGACGCGCCCATCACCGGGGGCGTGCGCGGCGCGACCGAGGGGAGCCTCACGATCTACGTCGGCGGGGAACCGGACCCGGTCGGGCGCGTGCATCCTGCGCTCAAGGCGATGGGCCGCACCATCATGCACATGGGACCGCCCGGCACGGGGCACGTCACCAAGCTCCTGAACCAGATGCTCTCACAGGGGTCGATGGCGCTGCTCGCCGAGGTGCTGCCGCTCGGCGTGCGGCTCGGGCTCGATCCGCGGCAGATGCTCGACGCGCTCAGCGCCGGGTCGGGGGCCACGTTCGCCATACCGGGCCGCGGCGCGCGCATTCTCAAGAACGACTTCGCGCCCTCGTTCCGGCTCGAGCTCGGACACAAGGATCTCCGGCTCGGCCGCGAGCTCGCCGAGGAAGTGAACCACGCGCAGCCGATGACGTCCGGGGCGCTCCTGACCTACGCGCTTGCGCGGGGCCTCGGCCTCGACGGCGAGGACACGATCGCGCTCGTCAAGGTCTGGGAGCGCGCGCTCGGCGTCGAGGTGCGCGCCGCCGGCACGCCGCCCGGGCGGCCGGCCTGA
- a CDS encoding septum formation initiator family protein, with protein MTPRGQMRAVPRAAEARTGRRRLMTIGAAAVLAVTVTVLFNQYTKTYTLARDETRLEQRRRELIADNTRLRDEIERLRTDDRYIEQIAREQLGLVRPGEVELLVVPYDGTVSPPGATLRGGAAAPTSAGGGSVAPAPPAEGARPGDSPAPAAAPTLPQPRRGIGVWAAGVRDAVLRLIPKLHR; from the coding sequence ATGACGCCGCGCGGGCAGATGCGCGCGGTCCCCAGGGCCGCCGAGGCACGCACGGGCCGGCGCCGCCTGATGACGATCGGAGCGGCGGCCGTGCTGGCGGTGACGGTCACCGTGCTGTTCAATCAATACACGAAAACCTACACACTCGCCCGCGACGAGACGCGGCTGGAGCAGCGCCGTCGCGAGTTGATCGCGGACAACACGCGCCTGCGCGACGAGATCGAACGCCTGCGGACGGATGACCGGTACATCGAACAGATCGCGCGGGAGCAGCTCGGCCTCGTGCGGCCCGGCGAGGTGGAGCTGCTTGTCGTTCCCTACGATGGAACGGTGTCGCCGCCCGGCGCCACCCTGCGCGGCGGCGCGGCCGCGCCGACGAGCGCGGGCGGCGGATCTGTCGCGCCGGCGCCGCCGGCGGAAGGCGCCCGGCCCGGCGATTCGCCGGCGCCTGCCGCGGCACCGACACTGCCGCAGCCTCGCCGCGGCATCGGCGTGTGGGCCGCCGGCGTGCGCGATGCGGTGCTCCGGCTGATTCCCAAGCTCCACCGCTAG
- a CDS encoding S1 RNA-binding domain-containing protein: MSLEAGSILEGVVVKITHYGAFVELGDGKSGLVHISEIADTYVKDVRDYLKEQERVKVKVLGYNDKGKLDLSVKQALDASERQARVRSKASFEEKLTKFMKESEERLLDLKRNTEAKRGGRRR, translated from the coding sequence ATGAGTCTTGAGGCAGGTAGTATTCTCGAAGGTGTTGTCGTCAAGATCACCCATTACGGCGCGTTCGTAGAACTCGGGGACGGCAAGAGCGGCCTCGTCCACATCTCAGAAATCGCCGACACCTACGTCAAAGACGTCCGCGACTATCTCAAGGAACAAGAGCGCGTCAAGGTGAAGGTCCTCGGCTACAACGACAAGGGCAAACTCGATCTGTCAGTCAAACAGGCGCTCGACGCCTCGGAACGCCAGGCGCGCGTGCGATCCAAGGCCTCGTTCGAAGAGAAGCTGACGAAGTTCATGAAAGAGAGCGAGGAGCGGCTCCTCGACCTCAAGCGCAACACCGAAGCGAAGCGCGGCGGCCGCCGCCGCTAA
- a CDS encoding 5-oxoprolinase subunit PxpA, with amino-acid sequence MPRTIDLNSDLGESFGAYTIGSDEAMMPEITSANIACGLHGGDPLVMERTVRLAREHGVGIGAHPGFPDLAGFGRREMRLSLAELRSTVVYQIGALWAFAHAQGAALQHVKGHGALYNMAVNDEAQSRAIAEAVRGVDPGLILVVLHGTVMERVSRETGLRIAREAFADRGYTPAGTLVSRSSPQALITDPDAVARRVVRMVTEGVVEAADGSEIRMTPDTICFHGDTPGAPRLVHAAREALRRAGVDVAPMGRWLK; translated from the coding sequence GTGCCCCGCACCATCGACCTCAACAGCGACCTCGGCGAGAGCTTCGGCGCCTACACGATCGGCAGCGACGAGGCGATGATGCCGGAGATTACCTCGGCGAACATCGCCTGCGGCCTGCACGGCGGCGACCCGCTCGTGATGGAGCGTACGGTGCGCCTCGCCCGCGAGCACGGCGTCGGCATCGGCGCGCACCCGGGCTTTCCCGATCTCGCGGGCTTCGGGCGGCGGGAGATGCGCCTGTCGCTCGCCGAGCTGCGCTCGACGGTCGTCTATCAGATCGGCGCCCTGTGGGCGTTCGCGCACGCCCAGGGCGCGGCGCTGCAGCACGTGAAGGGGCACGGCGCCCTCTACAACATGGCGGTCAACGACGAGGCGCAGTCGCGTGCGATCGCCGAGGCCGTGCGCGGCGTCGATCCCGGGCTCATTCTCGTCGTCCTGCACGGAACGGTGATGGAGCGCGTGTCGCGCGAGACGGGACTCCGGATCGCGCGCGAGGCGTTCGCCGACCGGGGCTACACGCCGGCCGGGACGCTGGTAAGCCGGTCGTCGCCGCAGGCCCTTATCACGGACCCCGACGCCGTCGCGCGCCGCGTCGTGCGCATGGTGACCGAAGGCGTCGTCGAGGCGGCGGACGGCAGCGAGATCCGCATGACACCCGACACAATCTGCTTTCACGGCGACACCCCGGGGGCGCCGCGGCTCGTGCACGCCGCGCGCGAGGCGCTGCGGCGCGCGGGCGTGGACGTCGCACCCATGGGCCGATGGCTCAAGTAA
- the mazG gene encoding nucleoside triphosphate pyrophosphohydrolase, which translates to MSERRPDFTDLVATMAGLRAPGGCPWDRAQTPASLRPYLLEEAYETLEAIDSGVPARLKEELGDLLLQVVFHSEMAAETGAFTIDDVVAGLVEKLIRRHPHVFGTATAATPDAVVTRWEAIKQAERLHNRAAGGVQDNAAGAGSANAAAGAGPAAAANAGTESGALAGLARTLPALMLAQQMLVRAGRAGFTIPGGAGPEGARAGVRRALDELARAPHAAEEEAAGDLLFAAAAAARALDVDAELALRAACDRYRARFARMEALVRARGKALADYAPDELASLWREAREAR; encoded by the coding sequence ATGAGTGAGCGGCGGCCCGATTTCACCGATCTCGTCGCGACAATGGCCGGCCTGCGCGCGCCCGGCGGGTGCCCGTGGGACCGCGCGCAAACGCCGGCGTCGCTCCGGCCGTACCTGCTCGAGGAAGCCTACGAGACGCTCGAGGCGATCGACAGCGGCGTCCCTGCCCGTCTTAAGGAAGAGTTGGGGGACCTGCTGCTTCAAGTTGTCTTCCACTCGGAGATGGCCGCGGAAACCGGCGCCTTCACGATCGACGACGTCGTGGCCGGCTTGGTGGAGAAGCTGATCCGGCGGCACCCTCACGTCTTCGGCACGGCGACGGCCGCGACGCCCGACGCGGTCGTGACGCGCTGGGAGGCGATCAAACAGGCCGAGCGCCTACATAACCGCGCGGCCGGCGGCGTTCAAGACAACGCGGCCGGCGCCGGGTCCGCGAACGCGGCCGCGGGCGCCGGCCCCGCGGCGGCGGCGAACGCCGGTACGGAATCGGGTGCCCTCGCCGGCCTGGCGCGAACGCTGCCGGCGCTCATGCTGGCACAGCAGATGCTGGTCCGGGCAGGACGCGCGGGGTTCACCATCCCCGGCGGCGCGGGACCCGAAGGCGCGCGCGCCGGTGTCCGCCGGGCGCTCGACGAACTCGCGCGCGCCCCGCACGCGGCGGAGGAGGAGGCGGCCGGCGATCTCCTCTTTGCCGCGGCCGCCGCGGCGCGGGCCCTCGACGTGGACGCGGAACTCGCGCTGCGCGCCGCCTGCGATCGGTACCGCGCGCGCTTCGCCCGGATGGAAGCGCTGGTCCGGGCGCGCGGAAAAGCGCTCGCGGACTACGCGCCGGACGAACTGGCATCGCTGTGGCGGGAGGCACGTGAGGCTCGATAA
- a CDS encoding M20/M25/M40 family metallo-hydrolase translates to MAAGRTEPAGPAPAALHARLDALADALVAEILALAAIPAPSFEEQERAAYVAARFREAGLRDVAIDGAGNVRGRLSGAAHPAGRALLVAAHIDTVYPRAAHEPPRRDGGRLVGSSIRDNSAGAAALVILARALRDAGVALPCAVEFVATTGEEGLGDLRGMRYRLRPEEARPDAVLAVDGPLGQIVHQGIAVRRFAVRFETAGGHSWSQFGEPSAIHHLARVIDRLAAAPVPAAPKTTLNVGVVRGGTSVNSIAASAEMQVDFRSLDVAPVDRLSETLRGLVAAEEQAGVRASVTIVGDRPGGAIPADHPLVAAVRGGYLAWGVEPRLTAASTDANIPLALGIPAVSAGVSSGGNTHAPGEWLEIESLRPGIHALAENVARVAEWVAGRN, encoded by the coding sequence GTGGCCGCCGGGCGCACGGAGCCCGCGGGTCCCGCGCCGGCCGCGCTCCACGCGCGGCTGGATGCGCTGGCGGACGCGCTCGTCGCGGAGATCCTGGCGCTCGCCGCGATCCCCGCGCCGAGCTTCGAAGAGCAGGAGCGCGCGGCGTACGTGGCCGCACGGTTCCGGGAGGCCGGACTCCGCGACGTCGCGATCGACGGCGCCGGCAACGTCCGCGGCCGCCTTTCCGGCGCGGCGCATCCGGCCGGCCGCGCTCTGCTCGTCGCGGCGCACATCGACACCGTCTACCCGCGCGCCGCGCACGAACCGCCCCGCCGCGACGGCGGCCGCCTCGTCGGGTCGAGCATCCGCGACAACTCCGCGGGAGCCGCGGCCCTGGTGATTCTGGCGCGCGCGCTGCGGGACGCCGGCGTCGCGCTGCCCTGTGCCGTCGAATTCGTCGCGACGACCGGCGAAGAGGGGCTCGGGGACTTGCGCGGGATGCGCTACCGCCTGCGGCCCGAGGAGGCGCGTCCCGACGCGGTGCTGGCCGTGGACGGCCCGCTCGGTCAGATCGTGCATCAGGGCATTGCGGTGCGGCGCTTCGCGGTGCGGTTCGAGACCGCGGGCGGGCACAGCTGGAGTCAGTTCGGCGAGCCGAGCGCGATCCATCATCTCGCGCGCGTCATCGACCGGCTCGCGGCGGCGCCGGTTCCCGCGGCGCCGAAAACAACCCTGAACGTCGGCGTCGTGCGCGGGGGGACGTCCGTCAACTCGATCGCGGCGTCGGCGGAGATGCAGGTGGACTTCCGATCGCTCGACGTGGCGCCGGTGGACCGGCTGAGTGAGACGCTGCGCGGTCTGGTGGCGGCGGAAGAGCAGGCCGGGGTGCGCGCATCGGTCACGATCGTCGGTGACCGCCCCGGCGGGGCGATCCCGGCGGATCATCCGCTGGTCGCGGCCGTGCGGGGCGGCTATCTCGCCTGGGGCGTCGAGCCGCGCCTCACCGCCGCGAGCACCGACGCCAACATCCCGCTGGCGCTCGGCATTCCGGCCGTCTCGGCCGGCGTGTCATCGGGCGGCAACACGCACGCGCCCGGGGAGTGGCTGGAGATCGAGTCGCTGCGGCCGGGCATACACGCCCTGGCGGAAAACGTCGCGCGGGTCGCGGAGTGGGTCGCGGGGAGGAATTAG
- a CDS encoding lytic transglycosylase domain-containing protein: MPNGRRRGGAPWWLWIYAGLFAATLLLTLSLVYLTTVHVRTAETRFARDAATPRAVRGIPYADLINRTATAARLNPALLAAMISAESGFDAQARSPRGAYGLMQVMPGTWREIGGTAGCRPAAADGAVPECIQEPGENLAVGAAYLRRLADRFGGNMVLAVAAYNAGAVPVARYRGVPPYPETTRYMRQVALAWYHLQSTGTLTRFWSGVIRRFDLWRRLRGALVVVLAVMTLPWLLPLHRPETGGVALTGASR, encoded by the coding sequence ATGCCCAACGGTCGCCGCAGGGGAGGGGCGCCGTGGTGGCTTTGGATCTACGCCGGCCTGTTTGCGGCGACCCTCCTACTCACACTCTCGCTCGTCTACCTGACGACGGTCCACGTCCGGACCGCCGAAACCCGCTTTGCCCGTGACGCCGCCACGCCCCGCGCTGTGCGAGGCATCCCGTACGCCGATCTGATCAACCGCACGGCCACCGCGGCCCGGCTGAATCCGGCGCTGCTGGCCGCGATGATCAGCGCCGAGAGCGGGTTCGACGCCCAGGCCCGCTCCCCGCGCGGCGCGTACGGGCTCATGCAGGTGATGCCGGGCACATGGCGGGAAATCGGCGGGACCGCGGGGTGCCGGCCCGCGGCGGCGGACGGCGCTGTGCCGGAGTGCATCCAAGAGCCGGGCGAGAACCTCGCCGTGGGCGCCGCCTATCTGCGGCGCCTGGCCGACCGCTTCGGCGGCAACATGGTCCTCGCGGTAGCGGCCTACAACGCGGGTGCGGTCCCGGTGGCACGGTATCGCGGCGTGCCGCCGTACCCGGAGACGACGCGCTACATGCGCCAAGTCGCGCTCGCCTGGTACCACCTGCAATCGACGGGCACCTTGACGCGGTTCTGGTCGGGCGTGATCCGCCGCTTCGATCTGTGGCGGCGCCTCCGTGGAGCGCTCGTCGTTGTGCTCGCCGTCATGACGCTGCCGTGGCTCCTCCCGCTGCACCGGCCCGAAACCGGCGGCGTGGCGCTGACGGGAGCCTCGCGATGA
- the eno gene encoding phosphopyruvate hydratase, with protein MARIISTSAREILDSRGNPTVEVEVVLDSGARGAAAVPSGASTGVHEAIELRDRDPHRYGGLGVLTAVGHVRETLAPLLAGRDPADQRGIDEALIAADGTPNKSRLGANAILGVSLAVAHAAAADRGQALFRYLGGPEASTLPVPLMNVLNGGKHADNGLEFQEFMVVPLGAPTFPEALRMGAEIYHALHRVLLERGLATGVGDEGGFAPRLAGNEQALELLIDAIGRAGYAPGRDAALALDPASSSFFDDGRYRIGGAAYSSPELVDYYARLADRFPIVSIEDGLAEDDWDGWAALTRRLGERLQLVGDDLYVTNLRRIDEGIARGAGNAVLIKLNQIGTLTETLQAIRLTQRQRWAAVISHRSGETEDTTIADLAVATGAGQIKTGAPARSERVGKYNRLLRIAESLRAAARYPGTEAFRR; from the coding sequence ATGGCCCGCATCATCAGCACGAGCGCGCGTGAAATTCTCGATTCGCGGGGCAACCCGACCGTCGAGGTCGAGGTTGTCCTCGACTCCGGCGCGCGCGGCGCCGCCGCGGTACCGTCGGGCGCCAGCACCGGCGTGCACGAGGCGATCGAGCTCCGCGACCGCGACCCACACCGCTACGGGGGGCTCGGCGTGCTCACCGCGGTCGGGCACGTGCGGGAGACGCTGGCGCCGCTGCTCGCGGGCCGGGATCCGGCCGACCAGCGCGGCATCGACGAAGCCCTCATCGCCGCCGACGGCACGCCGAACAAGAGCCGGCTCGGCGCCAACGCCATCCTCGGCGTGTCGCTCGCCGTCGCGCACGCCGCGGCCGCGGACCGCGGGCAGGCGCTCTTCCGGTATCTCGGCGGCCCCGAGGCGTCCACGCTGCCGGTGCCGCTCATGAACGTCCTCAACGGCGGCAAGCACGCCGATAACGGCCTCGAGTTTCAGGAGTTCATGGTCGTGCCGCTCGGCGCCCCGACGTTCCCGGAAGCGCTGCGGATGGGCGCGGAGATCTATCATGCGCTGCACCGGGTGCTGCTCGAACGGGGGCTCGCGACCGGCGTCGGCGACGAGGGCGGATTCGCGCCGCGGCTCGCCGGCAACGAGCAGGCGCTCGAGCTGCTGATCGACGCGATCGGGCGCGCCGGCTACGCGCCCGGCCGGGACGCCGCGCTCGCGCTCGATCCGGCCTCCAGCAGCTTCTTCGACGACGGGCGCTACCGGATCGGCGGCGCCGCGTACTCGTCGCCGGAGCTCGTCGACTACTACGCGCGCCTTGCGGACCGGTTTCCCATCGTCTCGATCGAAGACGGCCTCGCCGAGGACGATTGGGACGGCTGGGCGGCGCTCACGCGCCGGCTCGGCGAGCGCCTGCAGCTCGTCGGCGACGATCTCTACGTCACCAATCTCCGGCGGATCGACGAGGGCATCGCGCGCGGCGCGGGCAACGCGGTGCTGATCAAGCTGAACCAGATCGGCACGCTCACGGAGACGCTCCAGGCGATCCGCCTGACGCAGCGGCAGCGGTGGGCCGCCGTGATCTCGCACCGGTCCGGGGAGACCGAGGACACGACCATCGCGGACCTCGCCGTCGCGACCGGCGCGGGCCAGATCAAGACCGGCGCGCCGGCGCGCTCGGAGCGCGTCGGCAAGTACAATCGGCTGCTGCGCATCGCCGAATCGCTCCGGGCCGCGGCGCGCTATCCCGGGACAGAGGCGTTTCGGCGCTAA
- a CDS encoding S4 domain-containing protein: MRLDKFLQVSRLVKRRALANRLCGAGRVTVNGRRAEPAAAVRAGDIIEVEVGDRRVRARVRGVPEGPRPDADCCEILDGGPPA, from the coding sequence GTGAGGCTCGATAAGTTCTTGCAGGTCAGCCGGCTCGTCAAGCGGCGCGCCCTCGCCAACCGCCTGTGCGGCGCGGGACGTGTCACCGTGAACGGCCGGCGCGCCGAGCCGGCCGCCGCGGTACGCGCCGGCGACATCATCGAGGTCGAAGTCGGCGACCGCCGCGTCCGGGCGCGTGTGCGCGGCGTTCCGGAAGGGCCCCGCCCGGACGCCGACTGCTGCGAGATTCTCGACGGCGGCCCGCCGGCCTGA
- a CDS encoding alpha/beta fold hydrolase, whose protein sequence is MPHASVNGVRLYYEATGHGTPLVFVHEFAGDCRSWDPQVAYFARRYRAIAYNARGYPPSDVPETLDAYSQDIAVDDLRGVVEQVAGGPAHICGLSMGGYATLHFGLRYPDLARSLVVADCGYGSDTPEAFQRDADALGERIQRNGMAAVAPVYAEGPMRVQFQRKDPQGWRAFADALARHSTTGSAMTLRGVQGRRPTVYSLQDRLARLTVPTLIVTGDEDEPCLEPGVFMKRQIKTAGLLVVPNTGHVVNLEEPGAFNAAVLEFLTLAESGRWPPRDPRSVGRSSMIPDERD, encoded by the coding sequence ATGCCCCACGCGTCGGTCAACGGCGTCCGGCTCTACTACGAGGCAACCGGCCATGGCACGCCGCTCGTCTTCGTCCACGAGTTTGCCGGCGACTGCCGCAGCTGGGATCCCCAGGTCGCCTATTTCGCCCGCCGGTACCGGGCGATCGCGTACAACGCACGGGGGTATCCGCCGTCGGATGTGCCGGAGACGCTCGACGCGTACTCGCAGGACATCGCCGTCGACGATCTGCGCGGCGTCGTCGAGCAGGTCGCCGGCGGACCGGCGCACATCTGCGGCCTGTCGATGGGCGGCTACGCCACGCTCCACTTCGGCCTGCGCTACCCGGACCTGGCGCGGTCGCTGGTCGTCGCCGACTGCGGCTACGGCTCCGACACGCCCGAGGCGTTCCAGCGGGACGCCGACGCGCTCGGCGAGCGGATCCAGCGAAACGGAATGGCCGCGGTGGCGCCGGTGTACGCGGAGGGCCCGATGCGCGTGCAGTTCCAGCGCAAGGACCCGCAGGGCTGGCGCGCGTTCGCCGACGCGCTCGCGCGGCACTCCACGACCGGCAGCGCGATGACGCTGCGGGGCGTGCAGGGACGGCGGCCGACGGTCTATTCGCTGCAGGACCGCCTCGCGCGGTTGACGGTCCCCACCCTGATCGTGACCGGCGACGAGGACGAGCCGTGTCTCGAGCCCGGCGTGTTCATGAAGCGGCAGATCAAGACGGCCGGCCTGCTCGTCGTGCCGAACACGGGCCATGTCGTCAATCTGGAGGAGCCCGGGGCATTCAACGCCGCGGTGCTGGAGTTTCTCACGCTGGCGGAGTCGGGGCGGTGGCCGCCGCGGGACCCGCGCTCGGTGGGCCGCTCCTCGATGATTCCGGACGAACGGGACTAG